AAAAAATGTTATATATCTATTTTCTTTATTCTCTGCAATCCTATAATTGCAGGTATTATTATCCATAATGCTGATGATAGAATAACTAGAGGTAGATGAATAACTCCGTAAGAATTAGTGAAAGTGTAAGGACTTTCAATGTAATATTCAGCAAAAGTCACAATACCGAAAGGATTAAAGTAATCTAATTCATACGATACTTTAGCTGAATTAGAAGGTCCGCCTATTATTATAGAAAATATATCCCAAATTATTCCAAATAAGAAATAAAGGAATATTGATAATCCTATGTTTGCTCCTGCAGACTTTATGAATGTAGGAAGCATTAATACTAAAGAATAGAAAGCTACTAATTCTATAGCAATACCAGCAAAAGATAAAAGAAGAACGTTAATAGGAACAGATACTCCTGCAACTGAGAAGACTAAATAATCTATAACTCCATAAGTTACAAGCGCATAAGCTAAAGCAGCTACTACACCAGTTAAAGAACCACCTAATAATCTGTTTGTATATATTTCTCTCCTCGTTACTGGTTTAGATAACAAGAATAGCAAAGCTCCAGAATCCCTAGGCTTAGCTAGTATAGTATAAGCTAAATAAAACATTAAAATCGGGAAGAAACTTGCAAATATGCCAGCATTGCTAATAGCAGAAGTAACTATAGAACTAAATGCAGAACTATGAGGATAAAATAAACTAGATACCAAAGGTAATGATGTTAATCCATTTTCTGTTGAATTTTGAACTAATTCAAAATTAATATATTCTGGCTGGCTAGGTACTGAGATTGTGAAAGTCTGTATATAATTAGATATTGCCAATGTCTTTACGTTGCTATTTACTGTACTGTTTTGAGACGACGCAGAAACTATAATACTAGCAGGCTGATAAAGCGGATAATTTGTAAAACTATAACTTAAATTCGCATTTTTTTCCGTGGAAGCTACTATTAAATCAGCTTTTCCATTATGGGCGTTAACTATAATAAAACTATAAACTGCAAAAGAACCTGAAGCATCTGTAAAGGCTGAAGCAAATTCTGTAGTTGAAAAGGAAACACTATTGGATGAACTAGGAGTAACTGCAGAAAGAGAAAAAATATGGTGATGAGTAGTAGTCGAACTATTAACAGTTGTCACTGAAACTGAGGGAGAATAAGTTTCGTTTATTTCTTGAGAATTATAAATAATTCTAATATAACCTGAAGTAGGAAGGCTTTCAATTTTAAAGTATCCCGATGTATTTGTATTCGTAGTTGCAATAATATGCGTAGCATTAGCATTTAATATTTGCA
This genomic window from Acidianus manzaensis contains:
- a CDS encoding ABC transporter permease subunit; translated protein: MPNPFVYDFKRTFLRFSTIFFLIIFSLAGIGVSYLVFHFTISVNESTYVKINDVAVYFNNNGSSEIIGYVFNNLGNPIPNAKVQILNANATHIIATTNTNTSGYFKIESLPTSGYIRIIYNSQEINETYSPSVSVTTVNSSTTTHHHIFSLSAVTPSSSNSVSFSTTEFASAFTDASGSFAVYSFIIVNAHNGKADLIVASTEKNANLSYSFTNYPLYQPASIIVSASSQNSTVNSNVKTLAISNYIQTFTISVPSQPEYINFELVQNSTENGLTSLPLVSSLFYPHSSAFSSIVTSAISNAGIFASFFPILMFYLAYTILAKPRDSGALLFLLSKPVTRREIYTNRLLGGSLTGVVAALAYALVTYGVIDYLVFSVAGVSVPINVLLLSFAGIAIELVAFYSLVLMLPTFIKSAGANIGLSIFLYFLFGIIWDIFSIIIGGPSNSAKVSYELDYFNPFGIVTFAEYYIESPYTFTNSYGVIHLPLVILSSALWIIIPAIIGLQRIKKIDI